One Oleidesulfovibrio alaskensis DSM 16109 genomic region harbors:
- a CDS encoding OmpA/MotB family protein: MSDKDLPFSLIEQEEEDRTDEWIVTFADLATLLLVFFILLFSMSVIDEQRFTDSFTSVRTVFGGKESTLFTSSVRSDDAALLESVRLQKQLIEAQRKVYSDVRTFLNRKGVEGVIGAVFDEGVITIKVPAGVLFEKNSVDISADGLSMLEGLNDFFLKKKDQSINIRGYTDDSVPAAGSRFRDNWEISALRAVNVLRFFLKSGIEPGRLTATGLGDLDPLFPNTSEENRAKNRRVEFVLERRVGK; this comes from the coding sequence GTGTCCGATAAGGATCTGCCTTTTTCCCTGATAGAGCAGGAAGAAGAGGACCGCACCGACGAGTGGATTGTCACGTTTGCCGATCTCGCCACGCTGCTGCTTGTTTTTTTCATTCTGCTTTTTTCCATGTCAGTCATCGACGAACAGCGGTTCACCGACTCGTTCACTTCCGTACGGACGGTTTTCGGCGGCAAGGAAAGCACGCTGTTCACGTCATCTGTGCGTTCGGACGATGCGGCCCTGCTTGAAAGCGTGCGTTTGCAGAAACAGCTCATCGAGGCTCAGCGGAAGGTGTATTCAGATGTGCGGACCTTTTTGAACCGCAAAGGAGTGGAAGGCGTGATCGGGGCGGTTTTTGACGAAGGCGTGATCACCATCAAAGTGCCGGCTGGAGTGCTTTTTGAAAAGAACTCCGTGGATATTTCCGCAGACGGGCTTTCCATGCTTGAAGGGTTGAATGACTTTTTCCTGAAAAAAAAGGATCAGTCCATCAATATACGGGGGTATACCGACGACAGTGTGCCGGCTGCCGGCAGCCGCTTCAGGGATAACTGGGAAATCTCCGCCCTGCGGGCGGTGAATGTGCTTCGTTTTTTCCTCAAGTCTGGTATAGAGCCCGGACGGCTGACAGCGACCGGACTCGGTGATCTTGATCCGCTTTTTCCCAACACCAGCGAAGAAAACCGCGCAAAGAACAGAAGGGTTGAATTTGTTCTGGAGCGCCGTGTGGGTAAGTAG
- a CDS encoding motility protein A: MDIATLFGIIAGFGLVVGAIFMGGNFADFVNLPGLMIVFGGTGAAILVTFPFEEVVQAVKGGLQVFGARNVKNRDVVNTMVRVAEISRREGLTALEHIKTENSLLKKACQLIADNADHALIRDTVMIEIATMRRRHNVSIAVFNRLGAFAPAFGMIGTLIGLVQMLTRLNDPAAIGPAMAVAILTTFYGALMANLLFLPIAGKLKARTLQEEVHLFIIFEGAKSILENNNPRLVHEKLSSFLSPQERRSVR; the protein is encoded by the coding sequence ATGGATATAGCAACTCTTTTCGGGATTATTGCCGGGTTCGGCCTTGTGGTCGGCGCTATCTTTATGGGGGGCAATTTTGCCGACTTTGTCAACCTGCCGGGGCTGATGATCGTTTTCGGCGGCACGGGAGCCGCCATTCTGGTCACTTTTCCTTTTGAAGAAGTGGTGCAGGCCGTGAAAGGGGGGCTGCAGGTTTTCGGCGCCAGAAACGTGAAAAACCGTGATGTGGTCAATACCATGGTACGTGTGGCTGAAATTAGCCGCCGTGAGGGGCTGACCGCTCTGGAACACATAAAAACCGAAAATAGCCTGCTGAAAAAAGCCTGCCAGCTGATAGCCGACAATGCCGACCATGCGCTTATACGCGATACTGTGATGATTGAAATCGCCACCATGCGCAGACGGCACAACGTGTCCATAGCCGTGTTCAACCGGCTGGGGGCGTTTGCACCGGCGTTCGGTATGATAGGCACGCTTATCGGTCTGGTGCAGATGCTTACCCGTCTCAACGACCCTGCCGCCATCGGTCCGGCCATGGCTGTGGCCATTTTGACCACGTTTTACGGGGCGTTGATGGCCAATCTGCTTTTTTTACCCATCGCCGGCAAACTGAAAGCCCGCACCCTGCAGGAAGAAGTGCACCTTTTTATCATTTTCGAAGGGGCAAAATCCATACTGGAGAATAACAACCCGCGTCTGGTGCATGAAAAGCTTTCGTCATTCCTTTCACCTCAGGAGCGCCGGAGTGTCCGATAA
- a CDS encoding purine-nucleoside phosphorylase, protein MQNPKKVQNASEFLKKKLSGHPDPKVGIVLGTGLGGLVDAVSIHTVIDYGEIPDFPRSTVASHQGRFIAGSIGSTPVLLQQGRCHLYEGYSAGDVCTGVRTMAACGADTLIITNAAGALNPAWSAGDLMAITDHINFTGQSPLTGPNNDLWGPRFPDMSAPYDAQLICAAMQKASELGIRLERGVYAGVRGPQMETPAETRMYKAAGADAVGMSTVLEVIAARHMGLKVLGVSCLTNKNLPDCMQEAPLEEVIRVASLAGNRLAKLIAAVTADLPV, encoded by the coding sequence ATGCAAAACCCGAAAAAAGTACAGAACGCTTCGGAATTTCTGAAAAAAAAGTTATCAGGGCACCCCGACCCCAAAGTTGGAATCGTTCTGGGCACCGGCCTTGGCGGACTGGTTGATGCCGTCAGCATTCATACCGTGATTGATTACGGTGAGATTCCCGATTTTCCGCGTTCCACAGTCGCTTCGCATCAGGGCAGATTCATAGCCGGCAGCATCGGCAGCACCCCCGTGCTGCTCCAGCAGGGCCGCTGCCACCTGTATGAAGGCTATTCAGCAGGTGACGTATGCACCGGTGTGCGCACCATGGCCGCATGCGGAGCTGACACCCTGATAATCACCAACGCGGCAGGCGCTCTGAATCCCGCATGGTCCGCGGGTGATCTCATGGCCATAACCGACCACATAAATTTTACGGGACAAAGCCCGCTGACCGGCCCGAACAATGACCTGTGGGGACCGCGCTTTCCTGACATGAGTGCCCCCTACGACGCACAACTTATCTGTGCAGCCATGCAAAAGGCTTCGGAGCTGGGCATCCGTCTGGAACGCGGCGTCTACGCCGGAGTGCGCGGCCCGCAGATGGAAACCCCCGCGGAGACCCGCATGTACAAAGCGGCAGGAGCGGATGCCGTGGGCATGTCCACCGTGCTCGAAGTTATCGCCGCCCGCCACATGGGTCTGAAAGTGCTGGGCGTTTCATGCCTGACCAACAAAAACCTGCCGGACTGCATGCAGGAGGCTCCTCTGGAGGAAGTCATCCGCGTGGCCAGTCTTGCCGGAAACAGGCTGGCAAAGCTCATTGCCGCGGTTACCGCCGACCTGCCTGTCTGA
- a CDS encoding DUF6899 family protein, giving the protein MPYIPENRREFFDNLLRQCAGHVQNEGELNYCFYKLATLLIEKTGESYANLSMCSSAMEHAKLEWYRKRLAPYEDRKIAEHGDI; this is encoded by the coding sequence ATGCCGTATATACCTGAGAACCGTAGAGAATTCTTTGATAATCTTTTGCGGCAATGTGCGGGGCATGTGCAGAACGAAGGCGAGCTGAACTATTGTTTTTATAAGCTGGCAACGCTGCTTATTGAAAAGACAGGTGAAAGCTACGCGAACCTGAGCATGTGTTCCAGTGCCATGGAGCACGCAAAGCTTGAGTGGTACAGGAAACGGCTGGCGCCGTATGAAGACCGTAAAATAGCCGAACATGGCGATATCTGA
- a CDS encoding FapA family protein, with product MSMRNASISIAISEDGLSAVISDWSAAQEGGALISSSGLNDALRQAGVITPPLVGVLTKINTVLKKGEDPRGITVARGTLPEPAKDAALQPAGDFRMPVFPGDVIGTITPARSAVPGKGVNGTVVKSEGPEKGQEISFAEDCGCHLDTTTLQVRASRYGIIGITRNRIHMRPLIAVTPDAMVAMGSVFARDFKGREVTPLQMESALKAEDITQPLETAVLQAALKNAQKSNAEIPNVPLSRGVQPQSGKDGWFELYIKDERSSIGIEAADGSIDFRARGMIKAVTSGTKLGKLHAPTRGRPGKDVFGKLIPAHDGAVFLLQTGEHVDALEGSEFAAAIEGMVIYKNNSLSVSEVFQTRGDLNMSVGNISLEKGSAHIRGAVLAGFRVSAPRHVRVDDIVENAEIECGGDVEIGAGILMDRTGFIKAGGTISATFAKGARLESGADIIIAHELSNCTVFAAGSVEAVKGRGKIVGGEVHAVKNILANEVGSDLGVLTTIILGTEPQPKDNTRSARRKELNSLIERIDAGLGQRDLRTLLEQTPPEKRPAVASVIKTRIAAQEELRALDEEEKQEKERLLNAPKPRLKVLKTLYPGTSIKAGGLTLCITDPVPYSQIYFDPQAGEIVIASL from the coding sequence ATGAGCATGCGAAACGCAAGCATATCCATAGCCATATCCGAAGACGGCCTTTCGGCCGTCATTTCCGACTGGTCTGCGGCGCAGGAAGGCGGTGCGCTGATTTCTTCTTCGGGCCTCAATGACGCACTACGGCAGGCGGGCGTCATCACGCCCCCGCTCGTGGGCGTGCTGACCAAGATAAACACGGTGCTGAAAAAAGGGGAAGACCCGCGCGGCATAACAGTAGCCCGAGGCACCCTGCCGGAACCCGCCAAAGACGCAGCACTGCAGCCTGCGGGCGATTTCCGCATGCCTGTCTTTCCCGGCGACGTCATAGGCACCATCACGCCCGCACGCAGCGCAGTCCCGGGCAAAGGGGTCAACGGCACCGTAGTCAAATCTGAAGGCCCCGAGAAAGGGCAGGAAATTAGTTTTGCCGAAGATTGCGGCTGTCATCTGGACACGACGACACTGCAGGTGCGCGCTTCGCGCTACGGCATTATCGGCATCACCAGAAACCGCATACACATGCGGCCGCTCATAGCCGTGACCCCCGACGCCATGGTAGCCATGGGCAGTGTGTTCGCCAGGGATTTCAAAGGGCGGGAAGTCACCCCCCTGCAGATGGAAAGCGCGCTGAAGGCGGAAGACATCACCCAGCCGCTTGAAACGGCCGTGCTGCAGGCCGCACTTAAAAACGCACAAAAAAGCAATGCAGAAATTCCGAACGTTCCGCTAAGCCGCGGCGTGCAGCCCCAAAGCGGTAAAGACGGCTGGTTTGAGCTTTACATCAAGGACGAACGGTCCAGCATCGGCATAGAAGCGGCTGACGGAAGCATAGACTTCCGTGCACGCGGAATGATCAAAGCCGTAACCAGCGGCACAAAGCTGGGCAAACTGCACGCCCCCACCAGAGGACGCCCCGGCAAAGATGTTTTCGGCAAGCTTATTCCCGCACACGACGGCGCTGTTTTTCTGCTGCAGACGGGCGAACATGTGGACGCGCTGGAAGGCAGCGAGTTTGCCGCCGCCATCGAAGGCATGGTCATATACAAAAACAACAGCCTGTCCGTAAGCGAAGTGTTTCAGACCCGCGGCGATCTGAATATGAGCGTGGGTAATATCAGTCTGGAAAAAGGTTCCGCCCATATCCGCGGTGCCGTGCTGGCCGGATTCCGCGTAAGCGCACCGCGCCATGTGCGCGTGGACGACATAGTGGAAAACGCGGAAATAGAATGCGGCGGCGATGTGGAAATAGGCGCGGGAATTCTGATGGACCGTACAGGGTTCATCAAAGCGGGCGGCACCATATCGGCGACCTTTGCCAAAGGTGCCCGGCTGGAATCAGGGGCGGACATTATAATAGCGCACGAGCTGTCGAACTGCACCGTCTTTGCCGCAGGCAGCGTTGAAGCTGTCAAAGGGCGCGGCAAAATAGTCGGCGGCGAAGTGCACGCGGTAAAAAACATTCTGGCAAATGAAGTCGGGTCTGATCTGGGTGTGCTCACCACCATTATTCTGGGCACGGAACCCCAACCCAAAGACAATACCCGCAGCGCCCGGCGCAAAGAACTGAACAGCCTTATAGAGCGCATTGACGCGGGCCTCGGTCAACGGGATCTGCGTACCCTGCTCGAACAGACCCCGCCGGAAAAACGCCCCGCCGTGGCATCTGTCATCAAGACGCGCATTGCCGCGCAGGAAGAGCTGCGGGCACTGGATGAAGAGGAAAAACAGGAAAAGGAACGGCTGCTCAACGCCCCCAAACCCAGGCTCAAGGTGCTGAAGACGCTTTACCCCGGCACCAGCATCAAAGCCGGCGGGCTGACCCTGTGCATCACCGACCCTGTACCCTACAGTCAGATATACTTTGACCCGCAGGCCGGAGAAATAGTCATAGCGTCGCTGTAG
- the typA gene encoding translational GTPase TypA — protein MTTIVNEKLRNVAIIAHVDHGKTTMVDAMFRQAGLFRSDQEVQDRIMDSMDLERERGITIAAKNCAVNWKGTKINIIDTPGHADFGGEVERSLSMATGAILLVDASEGPLPQTRFVLKKTLEAGLKVIVVINKIDRKDARVEEVLNEVYDLFIDLDASEEQIEFPVLYAIGRDGVAMRDPQDPRQDLAPLFETILEVIPGPAHNPEEPFQMLVSDLAYSDYLGRLAVGRIIHGTAQAKEEMLCVGEKENQTLRATKLQVYDGLSLSEVQSAEAGDILVLAGIEDVTIGDTICTKAAPRKLKRIHVDEPTVAMRFSINSSPLAGREGKIVQSRKIGERLFKEMLRNVAIRVEETDDKDSYLVKGRGEFQMAILIETMRREGFELNVGRPEVIFKKDGNTLVEPIERLWVDCDEPFMGVVTEKLSTRKGRMVNLINNGTGRVRMEFSIPSRGLIGYRDEFLTDTKGTGIMNSYLDGYEPHRGDFPTRYTGSIVADRAGTTVAYGLYNLEPRGRLFVGAGEPCYEGMVVGEHNRDNDIDVNPTKEKKLTNMRASGKDENVVLTPVKPMTLEQALHFVRDDELVEVTPVSIRIRKAELSAQKRHAAQGAKKKASLLKK, from the coding sequence GTGACCACAATCGTAAACGAAAAGCTGCGTAACGTAGCTATCATTGCCCACGTTGACCACGGTAAAACAACCATGGTCGACGCCATGTTCCGTCAGGCCGGACTGTTCCGCTCCGATCAGGAAGTTCAGGATCGCATAATGGACAGCATGGATCTTGAACGTGAACGCGGCATTACCATTGCAGCCAAAAACTGCGCCGTGAACTGGAAGGGCACAAAGATCAACATAATCGACACCCCCGGTCACGCCGACTTCGGCGGCGAGGTGGAGAGGTCTCTTTCCATGGCCACAGGTGCCATCCTGCTGGTCGATGCTTCTGAAGGCCCCCTGCCCCAGACCCGCTTTGTGCTCAAAAAAACGCTGGAGGCGGGACTCAAAGTCATCGTGGTCATTAACAAGATCGACCGTAAAGACGCCCGCGTGGAAGAAGTGCTCAACGAAGTGTACGACCTGTTCATCGATCTTGACGCCAGCGAAGAGCAGATAGAATTTCCGGTGCTGTACGCCATCGGCCGGGACGGCGTGGCCATGCGCGACCCGCAGGATCCGCGGCAGGATCTCGCCCCGCTTTTTGAAACCATCCTCGAGGTCATTCCCGGCCCGGCGCACAATCCCGAAGAACCCTTCCAGATGCTTGTTTCCGACCTTGCCTACTCCGACTATCTGGGCAGACTGGCTGTGGGCCGCATCATACACGGAACGGCTCAGGCCAAAGAAGAAATGCTCTGCGTGGGTGAAAAGGAAAACCAGACCCTGCGTGCCACCAAGCTGCAGGTGTACGACGGGCTTTCGCTCAGCGAAGTGCAGTCTGCCGAAGCCGGCGACATTCTGGTGCTGGCCGGTATTGAAGACGTGACCATAGGCGACACCATCTGCACCAAAGCCGCCCCCCGCAAGCTCAAGCGTATTCACGTGGACGAGCCGACGGTGGCCATGCGTTTTTCCATCAACAGCTCGCCCCTTGCCGGCCGCGAAGGAAAAATTGTCCAGTCCCGTAAAATCGGCGAGCGGCTCTTCAAGGAAATGCTGCGCAACGTGGCCATCCGCGTGGAAGAAACCGACGACAAGGACAGCTACCTTGTGAAAGGCCGCGGCGAATTCCAGATGGCCATACTCATCGAAACCATGCGCCGTGAAGGATTTGAACTCAATGTGGGCCGTCCGGAAGTTATCTTCAAAAAAGACGGCAACACACTGGTGGAACCCATTGAACGCCTGTGGGTGGACTGCGACGAACCCTTTATGGGCGTTGTCACCGAAAAACTTTCCACCCGTAAAGGCCGCATGGTCAACCTGATCAACAACGGCACCGGCCGTGTGCGTATGGAATTCAGCATTCCTTCGCGCGGGCTCATCGGCTACCGTGATGAATTTCTCACGGACACCAAGGGTACCGGCATCATGAACTCGTATCTTGACGGATACGAACCGCACCGCGGCGATTTTCCCACCCGCTATACCGGTTCCATTGTGGCCGACCGTGCGGGCACCACTGTTGCCTACGGTCTGTACAACCTGGAACCGCGCGGCCGTCTTTTTGTGGGTGCGGGCGAACCGTGCTATGAAGGCATGGTTGTGGGTGAACACAACCGCGATAACGACATCGATGTGAACCCCACCAAAGAAAAGAAACTGACCAACATGCGTGCTTCCGGCAAAGATGAAAACGTGGTGCTTACTCCCGTCAAACCCATGACGCTGGAACAGGCACTGCACTTTGTGCGTGATGACGAACTGGTCGAAGTCACCCCCGTATCCATCAGAATCCGCAAGGCGGAACTCTCGGCACAAAAGCGGCACGCCGCTCAGGGGGCCAAGAAAAAAGCCTCGTTGCTGAAAAAATAA
- a CDS encoding YheT family hydrolase, which produces MPVLPVSSYKGSGPLANGHVQTMFPVLFRPMPVVEYRRQRLETPDGDFLDVDFSSAAAAAQSESIAVISHGLEGHSRRRYVQGMARVLNARGWDAAAWNFRGCSGQPNRLPRMYHSGDTQDLHTVVTACAQKGYRRILLAGVSMGGNQILKYLGEDPDRVDSRVCGAVVFSVPCDLVGAAQVLGRPQNSVYMRYFLRTLRQKIKAKHAMYPDTIQMDGLDSIRTFAEFDDRYTAPLHGFSGALDYWTKSSCRQFLSSVRVPALLVNALNDPFLSASCYPYREARQSGSLFFETTVTGGHVGFVQFNRQNIYWSEERLLSFMDEQGL; this is translated from the coding sequence ATGCCTGTTTTACCCGTTTCTTCATACAAGGGCAGCGGCCCGCTGGCAAACGGCCATGTTCAGACCATGTTTCCGGTACTGTTCCGTCCTATGCCGGTGGTGGAGTATCGTCGTCAAAGACTGGAAACGCCGGACGGTGATTTTCTGGATGTGGATTTTTCTTCTGCCGCAGCAGCTGCGCAGTCTGAAAGCATTGCCGTGATCTCTCACGGACTGGAAGGTCATTCCCGCCGGCGCTATGTGCAGGGGATGGCACGGGTGCTAAATGCCCGGGGCTGGGATGCCGCAGCGTGGAATTTCCGCGGGTGCAGCGGCCAGCCCAACAGGTTGCCCCGCATGTACCATAGCGGTGATACGCAGGATCTGCATACCGTAGTGACAGCATGCGCACAAAAAGGCTACCGCCGTATTCTGCTTGCCGGAGTGAGTATGGGCGGTAATCAGATTCTGAAATATCTTGGTGAAGATCCGGACCGTGTCGACAGCAGGGTATGCGGGGCTGTTGTTTTTTCTGTACCGTGCGATCTGGTTGGGGCGGCTCAGGTGCTGGGCAGACCGCAGAACAGCGTATACATGCGGTACTTTCTGCGCACGCTGCGGCAAAAAATCAAAGCCAAGCACGCCATGTATCCGGATACGATTCAGATGGACGGGCTGGATTCCATACGTACCTTTGCGGAATTTGACGACCGGTATACCGCGCCGCTGCACGGTTTTTCCGGTGCCCTTGATTACTGGACAAAAAGTTCGTGCAGGCAGTTTCTTTCTTCTGTCAGGGTGCCCGCGTTGCTTGTCAACGCGCTGAACGACCCTTTTCTTTCCGCTTCCTGCTATCCGTACCGCGAAGCCCGGCAAAGCGGCAGCCTGTTTTTTGAAACTACTGTGACCGGAGGTCATGTGGGGTTTGTCCAGTTTAACCGGCAGAACATCTACTGGTCCGAAGAGCGTCTGCTGTCCTTTATGGATGAACAGGGGCTGTAA
- a CDS encoding NAD(P)/FAD-dependent oxidoreductase, with product MITTDILIIGAGASGLTCAARAASGGHSVTLIEGEEKPARKILVSGGGKCNFTNMEVTPANYICENKHFCKSALARWSQWDTISAFAEWGIPYEEREEGRLFCLRSAADVTAMLMQRCKESGCNLHTGTKVTEAGRKDGYFHVVTSRGLYRSKALVLATGSPAWPQTGADDTGHRIAARFGHRIVPVRPALVPLVMPAHWPLHGLSGISLPAAVTCGGKTFTEPLLFTHKGISGPVTLQASSYWKPRQPVCINFLPHEDTAALLRRGGKGKTGNLLCRLLPERLVTSLLDEPLRHRNIAELSAPVIEDIATRVHRHTVVPERTEGMRKAEAACGGVDTAHVSSKTMESTLVSGLYFTGEILDVTGHLGGYNLQWAWASGHAAGTALKEQKS from the coding sequence ATGATAACAACAGATATACTTATTATAGGAGCCGGAGCCTCAGGTCTGACCTGTGCAGCCCGGGCCGCCTCCGGCGGACATTCCGTAACGCTTATTGAAGGCGAAGAAAAGCCCGCCCGTAAAATTCTCGTTTCGGGCGGCGGCAAGTGCAACTTCACCAATATGGAAGTCACACCTGCAAACTACATCTGCGAAAACAAGCACTTCTGCAAATCAGCACTGGCCCGCTGGTCGCAATGGGACACCATATCGGCGTTTGCGGAATGGGGCATACCCTACGAAGAACGGGAAGAAGGACGGCTTTTCTGCCTGCGGAGTGCCGCCGATGTCACAGCCATGCTTATGCAGCGCTGCAAAGAATCAGGCTGCAACCTGCATACCGGCACAAAAGTGACAGAAGCCGGCCGGAAAGACGGATATTTCCATGTTGTGACCAGCCGCGGCCTGTACCGGTCAAAAGCGCTTGTGCTGGCCACGGGCAGCCCGGCATGGCCGCAGACAGGGGCAGACGACACAGGCCACAGAATTGCGGCACGCTTCGGACACCGCATTGTTCCCGTGCGTCCCGCGCTGGTTCCTCTTGTCATGCCCGCACACTGGCCGCTGCATGGCCTCAGCGGCATATCGCTGCCCGCCGCCGTCACATGCGGCGGAAAAACATTCACAGAACCGCTCCTTTTTACACACAAAGGAATCAGCGGACCTGTAACCCTGCAGGCATCTTCCTACTGGAAGCCACGCCAGCCGGTCTGCATCAATTTTCTGCCGCACGAAGACACGGCGGCGCTGCTGCGCAGAGGCGGCAAAGGCAAAACAGGCAACCTGCTGTGCAGGCTGCTGCCGGAAAGGCTGGTCACAAGTCTGCTGGACGAGCCGTTGCGCCACAGAAACATTGCTGAACTCAGTGCGCCTGTCATTGAAGACATCGCCACGCGCGTCCACCGGCATACAGTCGTCCCCGAACGCACCGAGGGCATGCGCAAGGCAGAAGCCGCCTGCGGCGGTGTGGATACGGCCCATGTATCTTCAAAGACGATGGAAAGCACGCTGGTCTCCGGCCTGTACTTCACAGGTGAGATACTGGACGTTACTGGCCATCTGGGCGGCTACAATCTGCAATGGGCCTGGGCGTCCGGCCATGCAGCAGGAACAGCGCTGAAAGAGCAGAAATCCTGA
- the cbiB gene encoding adenosylcobinamide-phosphate synthase CbiB, whose product MDWWLMLVPFVAVLLDMLAGDPACLPHPVRAVGRLADMVERRVRGYGSSVRMGALAAGLVVLPVAVVVWGLCALPVAGALATLYFAYAGLALGSLLKEGEAALAAVQHGTLEEARHAVGMLVSRDTSAMNRDELYRSLAESVSENSNDGFVAPFFYLVLGGPVVLWVYKAVSTLDSMWGYRTGRWASFGCAAARLDDVLAYVPARITAFFMLAAARLMLVPTAFDLRGTWRRAASDAGLMDSPNAGWPMAMAAWLLSRRMGGPAVYDGVTVNKPLLGPVTGVWRAEDIRMLLRLVRLSCVLGAWVLWLLALWLHAAL is encoded by the coding sequence ATGGACTGGTGGTTGATGTTGGTTCCTTTTGTGGCGGTACTGCTGGATATGCTGGCGGGCGACCCCGCCTGTCTGCCGCATCCGGTACGGGCGGTGGGCAGACTGGCCGACATGGTGGAACGGCGCGTGCGCGGGTACGGCAGTTCGGTGCGTATGGGCGCGCTGGCGGCCGGACTGGTGGTGCTGCCTGTGGCTGTGGTTGTCTGGGGGCTGTGCGCACTGCCTGTGGCCGGAGCATTGGCCACGTTGTATTTTGCCTATGCCGGACTTGCACTGGGCAGCCTGCTGAAAGAAGGTGAGGCCGCTCTTGCTGCAGTGCAGCACGGCACACTGGAAGAGGCCCGGCATGCCGTGGGCATGCTGGTAAGCCGCGATACTTCTGCCATGAACCGTGATGAACTGTACCGTTCTCTTGCCGAGTCGGTAAGCGAGAACAGCAATGATGGTTTTGTGGCACCTTTCTTTTATCTGGTTCTAGGGGGCCCTGTGGTGCTGTGGGTGTACAAGGCTGTCAGCACGCTGGATTCCATGTGGGGCTACAGGACAGGACGCTGGGCCAGTTTCGGCTGTGCAGCGGCACGCCTTGATGATGTTCTGGCGTACGTTCCGGCGCGTATCACCGCGTTTTTCATGCTGGCGGCAGCCCGGCTGATGCTGGTTCCCACCGCGTTTGACCTGCGCGGAACATGGCGCAGGGCTGCATCTGATGCCGGACTTATGGACAGCCCCAATGCCGGCTGGCCCATGGCCATGGCCGCGTGGCTTCTTTCCCGCCGTATGGGCGGACCTGCTGTCTATGACGGGGTGACGGTGAACAAACCGCTGCTCGGGCCTGTCACCGGCGTGTGGCGGGCTGAGGACATCCGCATGCTGCTGCGGCTTGTCCGCCTTTCCTGTGTGCTGGGGGCGTGGGTTCTCTGGTTGCTTGCGCTGTGGCTGCATGCCGCGTTGTAG
- a CDS encoding tRNA (cytidine(34)-2'-O)-methyltransferase, with amino-acid sequence MHIVLFQPEIPPNTGNVARLCAATRTSLHLIEPLGFSVDDKHVRRAGLDYWPQVDLTVWPGWYAFMREVGSRVRLVMTSARGGTAVQDFRFNKNDALVFGPESRGLPAHMLDGSGHVVRIPIWGEVRSLNMSTAAGIVLYQALAASGELAGR; translated from the coding sequence ATGCATATAGTTCTTTTTCAGCCGGAAATTCCGCCCAATACGGGAAACGTTGCGCGGTTGTGCGCGGCCACGCGGACCAGTCTGCATCTTATCGAACCACTGGGGTTCAGTGTGGATGACAAACATGTACGTCGGGCCGGTCTGGATTACTGGCCGCAGGTGGACCTGACCGTGTGGCCGGGCTGGTATGCCTTTATGCGCGAGGTGGGCAGCAGAGTCCGTCTTGTGATGACCAGTGCACGCGGCGGCACAGCTGTGCAGGATTTCCGGTTCAACAAAAATGATGCGCTGGTGTTCGGGCCGGAAAGCAGAGGGCTGCCTGCCCATATGTTGGACGGAAGCGGACATGTTGTGCGTATTCCCATATGGGGTGAAGTACGCAGCCTTAATATGTCGACAGCGGCGGGTATCGTATTGTATCAGGCACTTGCGGCTTCCGGTGAACTGGCTGGCAGATAA
- a CDS encoding OmpP1/FadL family transporter: protein MRYSVGVEYGITDWLDLRAGYVFDESPLDPKYADYIVPGNDRHLFNLGAGFKWNSWTADVSYTYLWMKGRSYADSVADGVVQNSYSKDSYAHIYGLTIGYTF, encoded by the coding sequence ATGCGTTACAGTGTGGGTGTTGAATACGGCATTACCGACTGGCTTGACCTGCGCGCGGGCTATGTCTTTGACGAATCCCCGCTTGATCCCAAATACGCGGACTACATTGTTCCCGGTAACGACCGTCACCTGTTCAATCTGGGTGCGGGCTTCAAGTGGAACAGCTGGACTGCGGACGTTTCGTACACGTATCTGTGGATGAAAGGCCGTTCCTATGCCGACAGCGTTGCCGACGGCGTGGTGCAGAACAGCTATTCCAAGGACAGCTATGCCCATATTTACGGCCTGACCATCGGATATACATTCTAG